The following proteins come from a genomic window of Montipora capricornis isolate CH-2021 chromosome 9, ASM3666992v2, whole genome shotgun sequence:
- the LOC138016691 gene encoding transcriptional regulator ATRX homolog yields MPDEERVRTKRRKLDSIITKLHHATPPGRENLEEETKPDEAAQENVNADEGKETRPRLSRRKLHVAVKQKEVSDVLNVEALPEDKAQEQLSDNGVMEDEAWANSTKEDAENLICNGERDTDEKIEPECSTKGKTGPLESVDNTEDGFQKGLSEEAEKEDTQGGEIKRKRLHSEGSEADGGELPRRVDCTACGRQINPAHGTICQHPCLNVLVCKKCNQYYNSGPFTRDELGIDEQCRWCGDGGSLLCCDKCDKAFCKPCIKRNLGKITLREIVSAPEGVEWLCFSCNPKPLSKLIRACNRIMKIVQTRKAQKTIFKTKKGPLLTDTPNQKERRNRLSSLTENLGMNSDGALSPSESQTKKNVAGTSEDDSDFVQNKTEEAKYRKQNGSLKDVITIQDESDSDDIVNSDKVSEKKTAKGKANLGTKRNMEKTVKKRDYNSRPQRSKQNDKKVKNRIDSDICLDKRKSKVKSANKKGKNKMLSVKTSKGGQGSGSESDLSDFISMVNTTNRQAKKHGGRQRKDKAQGYLISSSEEEDEESSVDEDEESSEDEDVDSEKDKRTRRSRKSSVSQKQTRKRRRKVTSSENDSEFSENQSGSHTPDKKGKQSQKRRRKEKVALESDEEDDSDDDDKEIGSKNKRKLSRKSKKSDSESEKDKKNVNKKGKGKTKGKKKGGKKKKKHYIEKDSGESEEVDEEEEVSPSKRKGRKKIRKLIKDEKLTEETKRARKLEEERRKRLLERTRNNEDDMPGETAKVHKLVLESDPTTKESIVEVKEDLLQYLKPHQCRGIQFMYDCVIESVNSWKKDEPGGGCILAHCMGLGKTLQVVGLVHTLMTHKEINMQRVMVVSPLNTVLNWQVEFDKWLSVDDRLEVLILQDVSGDNWRRADMLNHWFKYGGVLILGYSMYRNLSQCFRVRSKNQKKIFQEALVNPGPDLVICDEGHILRNDATAISKALNGIKTRRRIVLTGTPLQNNLIEYHCMVSFVKPSLLGTRKEYTNTFVNPIQNGQCADSTAMDVQLMKQRCHVLHKMLEGCVQRMDYSVLIPFLPRKHEYVIKVRLSILQRTLYHHFLSTFVYPEGTLGKKGVSLFSDYQALMRIWTHPWCLKLEALRRPEKFIDSDSMDDFVVHTDEEEEDQENEDEEQMEWESSSEEEVQFSSESDEDSKRKQRRRRRGKESSSDEEEDEEEEEEVEDESDGDSEDEEVVPQPSKSSKRTNASTVNIDGEEITVVNINNRAGTSGRKLRDKDPQSGKRDTEERKGKATTKSESKGSSNSGSDSALCSSSAFGSTRSGTAFKDVEDVEIEDEKEWYDEFLTEADELNEQLSGKLVLLMEILADAEAVEDKVLVFSQSLVTLDLIEKMLGGGEIGGDRENWCRGCDYFRMDGSTSAAMRQRWADIFNDEDNKNARLFLISTKAGGLGINLVAANRVIVFDVSWNPSHDVQSIFRVYRFGQSKPVFVYRFIAQGTMEEKIYDRQVTKLAISGRVVDEQQIERHFNAADLSELYTFNPELLEEDKVAAAGKNQQDAMDTEAENGNEAISGRGIGKDEKSEKESRNVEESVGAEKCEISAGNSGTSNQTGTETKTPEAPKMPLPKDAVLADLINRLHPKWIVNYHEHDSLLQNIESEKLTEDEMKAAWEAYEAEKSGKTVSGPVQDSLMPDHAQTQQHVAERIRLNSEMLQQIQQIRQLQEMQQRQEVEERMRRVRQQREQIYQRQREVLIQEHRRQQDEMRRHNQMRFIHHMTQPGATPQLQLGQNTINVQTQLPNVAAPRHAPPPPYLSIQVPTAVPIGLRLPSSVGPPLPVTPPAASNPTNR; encoded by the exons AATTGCCAAGAAGAGTAGATTGTACAGCCTGTGGGAGACAAATAAATCCAGCTCATGGAACAATCTGTCAGCATCCGTGTCTTAATGTGTTGGTTTGCAAA AAATGCAATCAGTATTACAACTCAGGGCCATTTACACGGGATGAATTGGGAATTGATGAACAGTGTCGTTGGTGTGGAGATGGTGGCTCTCTCTTGTGCTGTGACAAGTGTGACAAAGCTTTCTGTAAACCTTGCATAAAAAGAAACTTGGGAAAAATCACGTTAAGGGAGATTGTCAGTGCACCAGAAGGAGTTGAGTGGTTGTGCTTTTCTTGCAATCCTAAACCATTATCAAAACTCATTAGAGCCTGCAATCGAATTATGAAGATTGTACAAACTCGCAAAGCTCAAAAaacaattttcaaaacaaagaaaggacCTTTGTTAACTGATACTCCAAATCAAAAGGAGAGACGAAATAGACTTAGTAGTCTAACTGAAAACTTGGGAATGAATTCTGATGGGGCTTTATCTCCAAGTGAAAGTCAGACCAAAAAGAATGTGGCAGGCACAAGTGAAGATGATTCTGATTTTGTGCAGAACAAAACAGAAGAGGCAAAGTACAGGAAACAGAATGGTTCTTTAAAGGATGTCATTACTATACAGGATGAAAGTGACAGTGATGATATTGTAAATAGTGACAAAGTTTCAGAGAAAAAGACTGCGAAAGGCAAAGCAAATCTCGGCACGAAAAGGAACATGGAAAAGACTGTTAAAAAAAGGGATTATAACAGCAGGCCACAGAGAAGtaaacaaaatgacaaaaaagtgaaaaataggATAGATTCTGATATCTGTTTGGACAAACGAAAGTCAAAAGTTAAATCAGctaataaaaaaggaaaaaataaaatgctcTCAGTGAAAACATCGAAGGGAGGGCAAGGCTCTGGATCAGAGTCAGACCTTTCTGACTTTATATCAATGGTTAACACAACAAACAGGCAAGCAAAGAAACATGGGGGAAGGCAACGTAAAGACAAAGCACAGGGCTATCTTATATCGTCATCAGAGGAGGAAGATGAAGAGAGCTCagtggatgaagatgaagagagCTCAGAGGATGAAGATGTGGACAGTGAGAAGGATAAGAGGACCAGAAGATCAAGAAAGTCTAGTGTTTCACAAAAGCAGACAAGGAAACGCCGTCGTAAAGTGACTTCATCAGAAAACGATTCAGAGTTTTCAGAAAACCAGTCAGGAAGTCATACACCAGATAAGAAAGGGAAGCAATCACAGAAGcgaaggagaaaagaaaaagttgcattGGAAAGTGATGAAGAGgatgacagtgatgatgatgacaaagaGATTGgtagcaaaaacaaaagaaagttgaGTCGAAAATCTAAAAAGAGTGATTCAGAATCTGAGAAGGACAAGAAAAATGTTAACAAGAAGGGAAAAGGGAAgaccaaaggaaagaaaaagggaggtaagaagaagaagaagcattaCATTGAAAAGGATAGTGGTGAGTCAGAAGAGGTGGATGAGGAGGAGGAGGTCAGCCCGTCAAAACGTAAGGGTCGTAAGAAAATCCGTAAACTTATTAAAGATGAGAAGCTCACAGAAGAAACAAAACGTGCACGTAAGTTGGAGGAAGAGAGAAGAAAGCGTTTGTTAGAACGGACTCGTAACAACGAAGACGATATGCCGGGTGAGACAGCTAAAGTGCACAAACTTGTGCTGGAGTCTGACCCAACAACCAAGGAGTCCATTGTTGAAGTTAAAGAGGATCTCCTGCAGTATCTAAAACCTCATCAGTGTAGAGGAATTCAGTTCATGTATGACTGTGTTATTGAGTCTGTTAATTCATGGAAAAAGGATGAACCTGGTGGAGGGTGCATACTGGCACATTGCATGGGACTTGGAAAGACTCTTCAG GTTGTTGGACTTGTTCACACACTGATGACACACAAAGAAATCAACATGCAGAGAGTAATGGTTGTGAGCCCACTTAATACAGTGCTTAACTGGCAAGTTGAGTTTGACAAGTGGCTGAGTGTAGATGACAGGCTTGAG GTACTGATACTACAAGATGTGAGTGGAGACAACTGGCGCAGAGCAGACATGCTTAATCATTGGTTTAAGTATGGTGGTGTTTTGATCTTGGGTTACTCCATGTATCGTAATTTGTCCCAGTGTTTTCGAGTCAGAAGCAAGAACCAGAAGAAGATATTTCAAGAAGCTCTTGTTAATCCTG GTCCTGACCTTGTAATTTGTGACGAAGGACACATTCTGCGGAATGATGCTACTGCTATTTCTAAAGCCTTGAATGGCATCAAAACCAGAAGACGTATTGTGTTGACTGGAACTCCTTTGCAGAATAACCTTATTGAAT ATCACTGTATGGTGAGTTTCGTGAAACCCAGCTTGCTTGGTACCCGGAAAGAATACACAAACACATTTGTAAATCCCATTCAGAATGGCCAGTGTGCAGACTCGACTGCGATGGATGTCCAGCTCATGAAGCAGCGATGTCATGTGCTTCATAAGATGTTGGAAGGTTGTGTGCAG AGGATGGATTATTCAGTGTTGATTCCTTTCCTTCCTCGTAAACATGAATATGTAATCAAGGTTCGCTTGTCAATTCTTCAGAGGACGTTATATCACCATTTCCTCAGCACTTTTGTATACCCTGAAGGAACTTTGGGGAAGAAAG GAGTCTCACTATTCTCCGATTATCAAGCTCTTATGCGTATCTGGACTCACCCATGGTGTCTTAAACTTGAGGCACTGAGGCGACCCGAGAAGTTCATAGACAGTGACAGTATGGATGACTTTGTAGTGCAcacagatgaagaagaagaagaccaaGAAAACGAGGACGAGGAACAGATGGAATGGGAAAGTTCCTCGGAGGAGGAAGTCCAGTTTTCTTCAGAGAGCGACGAGGACAGTAAAAGGAAgcaacgaagaagaagaaggggGAAGGAGTCCAGTtcagatgaagaagaagatgaggaagaggaggaggaggtggAGGATGAAAGCGATGGTGACAGTGAGGACGAGGAAGTTGTACCTCAGCCTTCAAAGTCGTCAAAAAGGACTAATGCATCAACAGTGAACATAGATGGCGAAGAAATTACTGTCGTGAACATCAACAACAGAGCTGGGACATCTGGCAGGAAACTCCGAGACAAAGATCCTCAATCCGGTAAGAGAGACACCGAAGAGAGGAAAGGGAAGGCAACAACAAAGAGTGAATCTAAGGGCAGTTCTAACAGTGGCTCTGACAGTGCACTCTGCAGTAGCAGCGCTTTTGGAAGTACCCGTTCAGGCACGGCTTTCAAAGATGTGGAGGATGTGGAGATCGAGGATGAGAAGGAATGGTATGATGAGTTTTTGACTGAAGCAGATGAACTTAATGAACAGCTTAGCGGCAAGCTTGTGTTGTTGATGGAGATTCTTGCGGATGCAGAAGCAGTCGAAGACAAGGTCCTTGTATTCAGTCAAAGCTTAGTGACATTGGATCTCATAGAGAAAATGCTGGGTGGCGGGGAGATTGGCGGCGACAGAGAAAACTGGTGTCGAGGCTGTGATTATTTTCGTATGGATGGGTCGACAAGCGCCGCCATGAGGCAGCGATGGGCTGACATCTTTAATGACGAGGACAACAAAAA tgCTCGCTTGTTTCTCATCTCAACCAAAGCGGGTGGACTGGGTATCAATCTAGTGGCTGCCAATCGTGTAATCGTATTCGATGTGTCGTGGAACCCTTCTCATGACGTGCAGTCCATCTTCAGAGTCTACCGCTTTGGTCAATCAAAACCTGTGTTCGTCTACAGATTCATAGCACAA GGAACCATGGAGGAAAAAATTTATGACCGACAG GTGACGAAGCTTGCGATTTCCGGCCGTGTGGTCGATGAACAGCAGATTGAGCGACACTTCAATGCGGCCGATCTCTCAGAACTTTACACGTTCAACCCAGAGTTGTTGGAAGAAGACAAAGTAGCAGCTGCTGGCAAAAACCAACAAGATGCAATGGATACAGAAGCCGAAAATGGCAATGAAGCCATAAGTGGACGTGGTATTGGAAAAGATGAAAAATCAGAGAAAGAAAGCAGGAACGTAGAAGAGAGTGTAGGTGCTGAAAAGTGCGAAATTTCTGCGGGTAATAGTGGTACGTCGAACCAAACTGGAACCGAGACAAAAACACCAGAGGCTCCAAAAATGCCGCTTCCGAAG GATGCCGTTTTAGCAGACCTGATCAACCGCCTTCATCCCAAGTGGATCGTGAATTACCACGAACATGACTCGCTGCTGCAAAATATCGAGTCTGAAAAGTTGACGGAAGATGAGATGAAGGCTGCATGGGAAGCGTATGAGGCAGAAAAGTCTGGAAAAACTG TGTCTGGCCCAGTTCAGGACTCCTTGATGCCGGACCACGCTCAAACGCAGCAGCACGTCGCCGAGCGAATTCGCCTGAACTCGGAAATGTTGCAGCAAATTCAACAGATCAGACAGCTCCAAGAGATGCAACAGCGTCAGGAGGTAGAGGAACGCATGCGCAGAGTTAGACAACAAAGAGAACAGATTTACCAGCGACAGCGGGAAGTGCTAATACAGGAACATCGCCGTCAACAGGATGAAATGCGGCGTCATAATCAGATGCGATTCATTCATCATATGACTCAACCGGGTGCAACACCACAGCTACAGCTTGGACAGAACACTATCAATGTTCAAACGCAGCTGCCTAACGTTGCAGCCCCGCGTCATGCCCCTCCGCCACCTTACCTGTCTATTCAGGTACCTACTGCGGTTCCAATCGGCCTTCGTCTTCCTTCGAGCGTTGGACCTCCCTTGCCAGTAACCCCACCCGCTGCCAGTAACCCCACCAACCGTTAA